AGGATCTGTTCAAGCTCTGTGGGAAATCTAAAGCTGAATACATCGATCTATATGGCAGGTTTGTTACTTCAGATGGCTACCTGAACCCGGAGTACACCAATGACGGGCTTCATCTATCAGGAAAGGGGTATCTTGTCTGGGCCGATATCCTCAAACCTTATATTAATGAGTAGTAATACCAATTGGAGCTCTAAAAGTTTTTATTTCGCGGATATTTGCGTAATTAGCGGTTAAAAATAATGATCAGGAAAGATGGATTAACTCTATCCCGGCTTCTTTTGCGTGGGTTTTAATCCGTTCATCCCTGTATAACTCACCATAAAAAATGCGCTTGATCCCCGCATTGGCAATCAGCTTGAAACAGTTATAACAAGGACTGGCCGTTACATAGATATCCGATTCACCTATTCTGACACCATTGCGAGCAGCTTGAACAATGGCATTCGCCTCGGCGTGAACAGTTCGGACACAATGTCCATTCTCCATTTCATGGCCCACCTCATCACAATGAGGCAAACCCCGAATAGATCCATTGTAGCCCGTGGATAAAATCATTTTGTCCCGTACGATCACAGCACCAACATATTTTCGATCACAAGTCGAGCGCGTGGAAACATCCTCAGCAATTTTCATAAAATAACTGTCCCACGAGGTTCTGTTCTTAGACATCTATCCCAATCCTTTATTGGTCATTGATCAGCGTGCGGGTAGTACCAACAACATGATTTGCATGATTTTTCAACTGCGGGTTCCACCATTTATCCAATTTTTCAGGAAGCGGTTCTCCCAGGAAGCTGATGTCGTCCAACATCTTCAGAACCATTTGGCCGATCGCCCGATAATTGCCATCCAACACCTTGACAGCTAAGCCGTATACTTCACCATTAGGCATGGTGAATCCGGCAGCAGAAACTGCCTCAGCACCCCCTTTGGAAATGATCCGACCAGGAAAACTTTGCATCAGCAAGGTATCAAAACGACCATTACCTCCCACCAAGTGAGGGTATGTGGTCATGGCATTGAAGATCTGTTGACACTCTTCCGTCTCTCGAACACTGATCCGGGCAAAAGCCCTGGCAATTTTGGAAAGCGGCAAATAAAAAACAGGGGCTGAACACCCATCAACACCACGATGAATGGACGCTTCAGAAGTATATTCCTTGACTATTTGGTAGATGTATTGTTGAACCGGATGATCAGGAGCGAGGTAATGCTCAGGATCAAAGCCCAATTGAGCACAGGTAGCCAGCATGCCGGCATGTTTACCGGAACAATTATTATGGATCTCCCAGGGTTCGACTCCATCGGCAACTAACTGTTGGGCACTTTTCTTATCTATGGGTGGGTGGATACCACAGGCTAAAAGATCAGGACTCAGTCCTGCCTTCGAGAAAATCTGAACCACCCTTTCAAGATGAACAGTCTCACCACTATGAGATGAACAAATAACTGCTAGTTCATCAGGGGTAAGTTTAAGATCTCGATAAGCATCGGATCGCAAAACAGCCATGGCCTGAATCGGCTTTGCTGATGATCGCACATACGTGGCATATTGAGGATTACCATAGGATCTAACGATCTGACCATTGGCATCGGTGATCACACCATACCCCACGTGAAAACTTTCCACGCGACCGGAGCGGTCAATCTGAGTGATCAAAGAACTCATGCAACCAGGGCTTTGAAATCGCGAATAGCCGTCTCCAGTCCCACAAAGACCGAGCGCCCAAAAATAGTCCGGCCTGTGATCACATTTTCTACTGCTTCGATACTCACCAGGGGCATCACATTCTGGTAGGTAATACCACCATTGACCGCCACCCCAATACCGTTCTTCTCGGCAGTACGAGACATGAGGGCGACTTGTTCCTGGGCTTCCACCTGACCGGTGGCGCTTTTATTCTTTGAGTAATGAAACACATCCAGTTCTACCAGATCAGCACTCATACGATACGCCTTCTTAAGCAGGCCGATATCTGGCTCTAATCGGAAAGAGATCAATTTTCCAGCATCTTTTAGCTGCGGAATGAACGTTTCCAGATCCGCGCCATAATCATCAAATAGATTGTCCGCTACAAAAGTGACCTGTTTCACTGGCAGATTTAAAGCTAATTGCAACAACTCAGCCCTTGGGGCAATCCTCAGGGCAAAACGGATATTCACGGCAGAAGCAATTGCCAGTTCCAGATCTTTTTCTGAAAATGATTGTGAGCGACCATCATAACTAAGGCTGAAACCATCCACCCCTGACAACCCGGCTATTGTGACAATACCAGGTAAGTTTAAGCCCTCCAGTTTAAGTTGCTGACCAGCCTCTAAAAAGGCATCCAGATTAAGTTCCATTTGAGCCATAATTAATCCTCGATAATTAAAATGATTGATGATCAGCGAGCTAATCTTGAAGCTGGTACTAGTTCGAAGCCCGCTTTAGCCAATGCTGGTAAATACTTTTTCATCGTTGCCAGAGTATTCGGTCTGCAATGTCCGATCCCGATGGCCTCCCCCCGCTCCTTAGCGATACGAGCCAAGCGAAATAGCTCACCGGCAATTGCTGCAGGGTCATCCACTTCATCCAGGAAAACATCTCGACTATTGGTGGGGACTTTATGCTCCCGGGCAACAGACTCTGCAATAGAGGCCGCAATGGTTCGACTATCAATAAAAAACATGTTTCGCTCAGTTAAGAAATCCGTGACTCCCGTCATAACCTTGCGACTTTGAGTGCCACCACTCCCTTGGTGATTATTCATCCCGGTTGCCTTGGGAATTTCTTTACGGGCTTTTTTCAAACGGCGTTGAATTTCACCGTCACTCAAATCGTCAGATAAGGCGTAATCCGGTTCACTGGTCGAGTTGGTGATGGTAATCATGGGCATGTGGATCAGCGTTTGGATCTTGCGAGAGTTCAGACGTTCATCCACTTGTGTGGAATAGGGTCTCCCTGGAATAACTGCCGCTGTAAACGTTTCCTGCAAAGCTATAAAGCCACTGATGGTCTCATTCATTGAATACCCGAAATCATCAATGATCACAGCCAGTTTTGGTCGTTTGCTCACGTTGGCGATATCTGCCGGAAGGATCGATACCGTATTCGTCTGCTCTGCTGGATATTCAAAATAATAGATAGCCCAGATCGTAGAATCACTACCCACCTGGAATTCCCAGTGATCGTTGGTTTCAGCAGTTTGCTGCACTTGAAAGCCAAAACCGCCCAGTGTATTTTCCAGTAATTTCTTAACATCAGACGGACGAATCTGTTTCGCGCCTTTAATCATGAATGTGCGCGTTGCAATCCCATCATCACTAAGTCGTCCATCAACATATTCCAAGCTTGGGAATCGTCTGGCCAGAGTTTGGTCCAGTCGTGTATTCAGCGTAAAATAACCTTCATAGAAAGCTTGCTCAGACATGAGCTCCGGTTGGTAAGTATTGGTCGTATTCCACATGACCACCCAGACCACGACCACAATCAGGATCGAGGCCAAAAGCAGGATCTTAATAATATTACCACTACTCTTGGTGGGCTTCAGGGGGTCTTTATAATAAGTATATCTCATAAGTTTGCGTAGTATAGTTTTCTGACGCTCTGATTCCACCGAAAATCATATTTAATAATAGAAATATTTAATCAAACCTGTTACCTGGAGATCACGCCTTATCTTCCAGTACAACATTGATCTTAGCCCTGATCAAATCGATGTCCTGTTTAAGTCGCCGGATGAAACGAATATCCGAAGTTATCAGTCTATATCCGCGACTCATAAATTAGTCCGCTAGCCAAGAAACGCTCTGAATATATAGGCAAAAACGATCCCCAGATAATTCCCAATAGCATACCCGATAATTCCCGTTGTTAAACCAGACAGGATTACTTCCTTGTTATTCAGCGCTTTGGCGATCACGGGAACAAATGGCGGTGAACATACTGCTGCAACAGACGTGATCAGGAAAGTATCGGTATCGATCTTAAAAATTCTGCAAAACACCGCATGGAGCAACATCGTGCCAAAAACCACGAAATTTACAAAAAACATCAGGGACCAGTTGATATTTACCAGTTGTTCCAGATTCGCCATGGAACCCACAACCAGACTGAAAACCAGAATAATGTACATCCCAAATTGAAAGGTCCTGGGTATCATTCTGATCTTTGTAACAAGGGATCCTCCAATTCCCAGACTGGTGATAAGCAACATGATGGCTGCCGTTGAATAGTCCTGCGGTATCAATTGTGAAAACCCAAAGCTGAGACCCAGAATTAAAAGCGAAAGACCTAGGGCA
The Candidatus Neomarinimicrobiota bacterium genome window above contains:
- a CDS encoding divergent polysaccharide deacetylase family protein codes for the protein MRYTYYKDPLKPTKSSGNIIKILLLASILIVVVVWVVMWNTTNTYQPELMSEQAFYEGYFTLNTRLDQTLARRFPSLEYVDGRLSDDGIATRTFMIKGAKQIRPSDVKKLLENTLGGFGFQVQQTAETNDHWEFQVGSDSTIWAIYYFEYPAEQTNTVSILPADIANVSKRPKLAVIIDDFGYSMNETISGFIALQETFTAAVIPGRPYSTQVDERLNSRKIQTLIHMPMITITNSTSEPDYALSDDLSDGEIQRRLKKARKEIPKATGMNNHQGSGGTQSRKVMTGVTDFLTERNMFFIDSRTIAASIAESVAREHKVPTNSRDVFLDEVDDPAAIAGELFRLARIAKERGEAIGIGHCRPNTLATMKKYLPALAKAGFELVPASRLAR
- a CDS encoding asparaginase; translation: MSSLITQIDRSGRVESFHVGYGVITDANGQIVRSYGNPQYATYVRSSAKPIQAMAVLRSDAYRDLKLTPDELAVICSSHSGETVHLERVVQIFSKAGLSPDLLACGIHPPIDKKSAQQLVADGVEPWEIHNNCSGKHAGMLATCAQLGFDPEHYLAPDHPVQQYIYQIVKEYTSEASIHRGVDGCSAPVFYLPLSKIARAFARISVRETEECQQIFNAMTTYPHLVGGNGRFDTLLMQSFPGRIISKGGAEAVSAAGFTMPNGEVYGLAVKVLDGNYRAIGQMVLKMLDDISFLGEPLPEKLDKWWNPQLKNHANHVVGTTRTLINDQ
- a CDS encoding dCMP deaminase family protein translates to MSKNRTSWDSYFMKIAEDVSTRSTCDRKYVGAVIVRDKMILSTGYNGSIRGLPHCDEVGHEMENGHCVRTVHAEANAIVQAARNGVRIGESDIYVTASPCYNCFKLIANAGIKRIFYGELYRDERIKTHAKEAGIELIHLS
- a CDS encoding pyridoxine 5'-phosphate synthase; amino-acid sequence: MAQMELNLDAFLEAGQQLKLEGLNLPGIVTIAGLSGVDGFSLSYDGRSQSFSEKDLELAIASAVNIRFALRIAPRAELLQLALNLPVKQVTFVADNLFDDYGADLETFIPQLKDAGKLISFRLEPDIGLLKKAYRMSADLVELDVFHYSKNKSATGQVEAQEQVALMSRTAEKNGIGVAVNGGITYQNVMPLVSIEAVENVITGRTIFGRSVFVGLETAIRDFKALVA